A part of Periophthalmus magnuspinnatus isolate fPerMag1 chromosome 14, fPerMag1.2.pri, whole genome shotgun sequence genomic DNA contains:
- the grk6 gene encoding G protein-coupled receptor kinase 6 produces MELENIVANTVLLKAREGGGGNRKGKSKKWKQMLQFPHISQCVELRQSIEKDYSSLCEKQPIGRLLFRQFCETRPELKRCVKFLDAVLDYEVTPDEKRKECGEELIQKFLNPKSEEYVSELEGSMMVQCSERLQENASKELFKDCTKLIHDFLAMAPFADYLDSMFFNRFLQWKWLERQPVTKNTFRQYRVLGKGGFGEVCACQVRATGKMYACKKLEKKRIKKRKGEAMALNEKQILEKVNSRFVVSLAYAYETKEALCLVLTLMNGGDLKFHIYHMGEAGFSEDRAVFYAAEICCGLQDLHQERIVYRDLKPENILLDDHGHIRISDLGLAVHIPEGETIKGRVGTVGYMSPEVVDNERYTFSPDWWALGCLLFEMIEGQSPFQQRKKKIKREEVERLVKEVEEEYSDKFSEDAKNICKQLLAKDPSKRLGCLGGGASEVKGHPIFKPINFKRLEAGMLEAPFVPDPQAIYCKDVLDIEQFSTVKGVEIEEKDESFYNKVSTGCVSIPWQNEMIETECFVELNVFEQDGAVPPDLDWRGQPASPPKQGLLQRLFGRADCCGNCSDSDDEPTRL; encoded by the exons gAGGTGGAGGGAACAGAAAAGGAAAGAGTAAGAAGTGGAAGCAGATGCTGCAGTTCCCTCACATCAGTCAGTGTGTAGAGCTCCGACAGTCCATCG AGAAGGATTATAGCAGCCTGTGTGAGAAACAGCCAATCGGGCGCCTCCTCTTCAGACAGTTCTGTGAGACTCGCCCGGAGCTCAAGAGATGTGTCAAGTTCCTCGATGCCGTG CTAGATTATGAAGTGACTCCAGACGAGAAGAGGAAAGAATGTGGAGAGGAGCTCATTCAGAAATTCCTCAACCCAAAG tctgaagaGTATGTCTCAGAGCTGGAGGGGTCCATGATGGTCCAGTGCTCAGAGCGACTTCAGGAAAACGCCTCCAAAGAACTGTTCAAAGACTGCACCAA acTGATCCACGACTTCCTGGCCATGGCCCCATTCGCAGACTACCTCGACAGCATGTTCTTCAACCGCTTCCTGCAGTGGAAGTGGCTTGAGAG ACAACCAGTGACAAAGAATACATTCCGACAGTACAGAGTTTTGGGTAAAGGAGGCTTCGGTGAG GTGTGCGCTTGTCAGGTGCGGGCCACAGGTAAAATGTACGCCTGTAAAAAACTGGAGAAGAAGaggataaagaaaagaaaaggagaaGCTATGGCTCTGAACGAGAAGCAAATCCTAGAGAAAGTCAACAGTCGCTTTGTG gtgAGCCTGGCGTATGCTTATGAGACCAAAGAGGCTTTGTGCCTGGTGCTGACGCTGATGAACGGAGGAGACCTAAAGTTCCACATTTACCACATGGGAGAGGCGGGTTTCAGCGAGGACAGAGCTGTGTTTTATGCTGCTGAGATCTGCTGTGGTCTGCAGGACCTGCACCAGGAGCGCATCGTCTACAG ggATTTAAAACCAGAGAATATTCTGCTGGACGATCATG GACACATCCGTATCTCAGACCTGGGCCTGGCTGTACATATTCCTGAAGGAGAGACAATAAAGGGCCGTGTGGGGACAGTGGGATACATGT CTCCAGAGGTGGTCGACAATGAGCGGTACACGTTCAGTCCTGACTGGTGGGCTCTAGGCTGTCTGCTCTTTGAAATGATCGAGGGACAGTCACCGTTTCagcagagaaagaagaagataAAGCGAGAAGAGGTGGAGCGTCTGgtgaaggaggtggaggaggagtacTCGGACAAGTTCTCAGAGGATGCCAAGAACATCTGCAAGCAG CTCTTGGCCAAAGACCCCTCAAAACGCCTTGGCTGTCTTGGAGGCGGGgcctcagaggtcaaaggtcaccccATTTTTAAACCTATAAACTTCAAACGGCTTGAGGCCGGGATGCTGGAGGCTCCATTTGTACCAGAT CCTCAGGCCATTTACTGTAAGGACGTCCTGGACATAGAACAGTTTTCCACAGTCAAAGGAGTCGAGATCGAAGAAAAAGATGAATCTTTCTACAATAAAGTGTCTACAGGATGTGTGTCCATCCCTTGGCAAAacgag ATGATTGAGACCGAGTGCTTTGTGGAGTTAAACGTCTTTGAACAAGACGGAGCGGTACCTCCAGATTTAGACTGGAGAGGTCAGCCCGCATCTCCTCCCAAACAGGGGCTGCTGCAGAGGCTCTTCGGGCGTGCG GACTGCTGTGGTAATTGCAGCGACAGTGACGATGAACCCACTCGCCTGTGA